One window from the genome of Epinephelus moara isolate mb chromosome 21, YSFRI_EMoa_1.0, whole genome shotgun sequence encodes:
- the LOC126383026 gene encoding angiopoietin-related protein 3-like, with protein MRILLSPLVLVLAAACVPALCGREEQPVLQLEAPAETRSRFAALDDVRLLANGLLQLGQSLREFVQKTKGQINDIVQKLNIFDRSFYQLSVLASEIKEEEEELKKTTVVLKANNEEIKGLSVEINSKVDSILQEKSRLQSKVDGLEEKLSSLSHGMVTSEHVAEINSLREVIQSQERSIIELLNAVREQSDQLNHQRVKIKSLEEKLTVNTLPQETIERMPETFNSEAPTLTPYLTSSSASTTDMMNLPSDCSDLFNRGERVSGVYAIRPSGAEPFMAFCDMGKDHGATVIQRRRDGSVNFDQTWGKYENGFGDFQGEFWLGLRKIHSLAAQGNSVLHIQLEDWKQGRRFTEYRFHLNGPESNYTIHLTHLSGDLPDPMSNHTGMMFSTKDRDNDNLQDSSCAHNYTGGWWFNACGDTNLNGRYFHVRPKGRSERRRGIQWRTGQRASYTLKHTQISVHPVASPRIISSMSASSETGVFL; from the exons ATGAGAATTCTACTATCTCCCTTAGTGTTGGTCCTGGCTGCTGCCTGTGTCCCTGCCCTCTGTGGCAGAGAGGAGCAGCCAGTCCTCCAACTTGAGGCCCCGGCTGAAACTCGCTCCCGCTTTGCAGCGCTGGATGATGTGCGTCTTCTGGCGAACGGCCTCCTGCAGCTGGGTCAGAGCCTGCGGGAGTTTGTGCAGAAGACAAAGGGACAGATAAATGACATTGTCCAGAAGCTCAACATCTTTGACCGCTCGTTCTACCAGCTCTCAGTGCTCGCCAGTGaaattaaagaggaagaggaggagctgaagaagaCCACTGTGGTACTGAAGGCCAATAATGAAGAGATCAAGGGCCTGTCTGTTGAGATCAACTCCAAAGTGGATAGCATCCTGCAGGAGAAGAGCCGCTTACAGAGCAAGGTGGACGGCCTGGAAGAGAAGCTCAGCAGCCTGTCACATGGCATGGTGACAAGCGAACACGTAGCTGAGATCAACAGCCTCAGG GAGGTGATCCAAAGCCAGGAGCGGAGCATCATAGAGCTTCTGAATGCTGTGAGGGAGCAGAGTGACCAACTCAATCACCAGAGAGTGAAGATCAAGAGTCTGGAGGAAAAG TTAACGGTCAACACGTTGCCTCAAGAGACCATTGAGAGGATGCCTGAAACGTTCAACAGTGAGGCACCAACACTCACCCCTTATCTGACCTCGAGCTCTGCCAGCACCACCGACATGATGA atCTGCCATCAGACTGCAGCGACCTGTTCAACAGAGGGGAACGAGTCAGTGGCGTCTATGCCATCAGACCCTCTGGAGCGGAGCCCTTCATGGCTTTTTGTGACATGGGCAAAG ATCATGGAGCAACAGTCATCCAGCGAAGGAGGGACGGTTCAGTGAATTTTGATCAAACCTGGGGGAAGTATGAAAATGGGTTTGGAGATTTTCAAG GGGAGTTTTGGCTGGGTCTCAGGAAGATCCACTCTCTCGCCGCTCAGGGCAACTCTGTCCTTCACATCCAGCTggaagactggaaacagggcaGGCGCTTCACTGAATACAGATTCCACCTTAATGGTCCTGAGAGCAACTACACCATTCACCTCACGCATCTGTCTGGAGATTTGCCGGACCCCATGAGCAACCACACAGGCATGATGTTCTCCACCAAGGACAGAGACAACGACAACCTCCAGGACTCCAGCTGTGCGCACAACTACACAG GTGGATGGTGGTTCAACGCCTGCGGAGACACCAACCTTAATGGGAGATATTTCCACGTGAGACCTAAGGGGCGCTCAGAGCGTAGGAGAGGGATTCAATGGAGGACAGGCCAAAGGGCCTCTTACACCCTGAAgcacacacagatctctgtgCACCCTGTGGCTTCCCCCAGGATCATTTCCTCCATGTCAGCGTCCTCTGAGACAGGCGTCTTTCTGTGA